The following proteins come from a genomic window of Posidoniimonas polymericola:
- a CDS encoding GNAT family N-acetyltransferase, which translates to MSPVAFPAALTTDRLVLRPFVLDDAEAVFDRYAGDPEVTRHLAWATHASVEVTRGFLATVTGDCPPERRSREHVWAITLADDPLPCGSIGLTPTETGAMLGYVLGRPWHGSGLMTEAACAVIDCAWNDPSVWRVNAYAHVDNVASRRVMEKCGMRYEGIARRAVWQPQFDEPQDAAHYAIVRDDVASGQ; encoded by the coding sequence ATGTCTCCCGTCGCGTTTCCAGCCGCCCTGACCACCGACCGGCTCGTGCTGCGGCCCTTCGTCCTCGACGACGCCGAGGCGGTTTTCGATCGCTACGCGGGCGACCCCGAGGTGACCCGCCACCTGGCCTGGGCGACCCACGCGTCGGTCGAGGTGACGCGGGGTTTTTTGGCGACCGTGACCGGCGACTGCCCGCCCGAACGCCGCTCGCGTGAGCACGTGTGGGCGATCACCCTGGCCGACGACCCATTGCCGTGCGGCTCGATTGGTCTCACGCCGACGGAGACCGGCGCGATGCTCGGCTACGTGCTCGGCCGCCCCTGGCACGGCAGCGGCCTGATGACCGAGGCCGCCTGCGCCGTCATCGACTGCGCTTGGAACGACCCGTCGGTGTGGCGCGTCAACGCCTACGCCCATGTCGACAACGTGGCCTCGCGGCGCGTGATGGAAAAGTGCGGCATGCGGTACGAGGGCATCGCCCGGCGGGCGGTTTGGCAGCCGCAGTTCGACGAGCCGCAGGACGCGGCGCACTACGCTATCGTCCGTGACGATGTCGCATCGGGTCAGTGA